The segment AAATGCGCGTACATAAGGAAGATCGCGATCATGATGCCGACGTCGCCGATGACGTTCATGATCAGCGCCTTGCGCGCGGCGAGCACGGCGGACACTCGATCGTAGTAGAATCCGATGAGCAGGTAGGACGCGAGGCCCACGCCGCCCCATCCGACGAGCAGCCACAAGAAGTTATCCGCCATCACGAGCAGCAGCATCGTGAAGACGAAGAGATTCATGTAGGCGAAGAACGTGCGGTAGTTCCGGTCGCTCGCCATGTAGCCGACGGAATACAAGTGGATCAAGAAGCCGACGCCCGTGATGACGCGCATCCAGGTGATCGAGAGCGGGTCGATAAGCAGACCGAACGTTATCTTGAGCTGGGGTACGACGAACCACGTGCCGTAGGTCAGATCGTACGTGGTTCCCGTCCCCGCGTGCCACGGCCACGCAAGCACCAGGGTCAAGACCCATCCGAGCAGGAGCGACGTTACCGCAATGCCGGCGCAGACGGCGCGCGGCAGATACGGTCCGGCAAATGCGATAAGCGCCGCGCCGGCGAGCGGCAAGAAGAGAATGATAAGTGCGACGGCAGCCGTGTTGTCCATCAGCCGCTCATCACCGAGATGTCATCCACGTCCACGTCTTCGCGGTGACGGAAGACCATGACCACGATCGCAAGCGAGATGGCAGCCTCGGCCGCGGCCACCGTGATGACGATGAAGACGAAAACCTGCCCGGTCATGTCACCGAAATTGCGCGCGAACGCGGCGAATGCCAGATTGCCGGCGTTCCACATGAGCTCGATGGCCATGAGCATCGTGATGGGATTGCGGCGCACGAGAAAACCCACGAGGCCGATCACGAAGAGAACGGTCGCGAGGATGAGATAGTCGGCGAGCGGTACTTGCGGCATCGCTAGAATCTGATCTCCTTGCGGCCTGCCATGAGCACGACGCCGATGATCGAGACCAAAAGCACGAACGCGGTCGCTTCGAAAGCGAAGACGTGCGTGGTGAGCAGCGCCGTGCCGAACGCCGGCACCGTGCCGAGGTCCGGCGGCGGCGATGCAGCGCTCTGCGTCCACGCCGTGCGCACGCCAAATGCGATCAGGACCAGCGCCGCAACGCCTGCCGCGATGGCAGGCACCGTCTGATGCGCCAAACGGCCCTCGCCCGTTTCGATGGGCTGGTTGCCGACCGTCAACAACGCGATGACGAACAAGAAGAGCACCAAGATCGCGCCCGCGTAGATGATGATCTGCATCATCGCCAAGAACTCTGCCGAGAGCGTGAGGAACAGAACGGCCAGCGCCGCAAAATTCACGATCAGGCCCACCACTGAATGGACAGGCTGCCGGCTGCCGACCACCGCGATGCCCGTACCGACGAGCACGATCGCACAGACCCAGAAAAGCACGGCCATCAGATGACGCCCGGCTCCGTCTTCGCCGCGGATTCCGTATTGGCGAGGTGCTGCTTGAACGGGTCGGTCACGACGAGTCGATCTTTGCCGTAGACCAGACGCTCGCGCGTGTAGTCGGCGATATCGAAGCGCGGCGTCAGGACGATGGCGTCGGTCGGGCACGCCTCTTCGCACCAGCCGCAGAAGATGCAGCGCAGCATGTCGATCTCGTAGCGGTAGCCGTAGCGTTGCCCGGGAGATGTGGGTGCCGCAGGATCGTTCTCCGCGCCGATCACCGTGATCGCGTTCGCAGGGCACGCGACCGCGCAGAGCTCGCAGCCGATGCAGCGTTCGAGCCCGTCATCGTACTTGCGCAGTTCGTGCACGCCGCGGAAGCGCTCCGGATGCGGGTACGGAACGCGCGGGTAATCAATCGTCGATTTGCGCTTGAAGAGATATTTGAGCGTGACCATATGACCGGTCACGATCCCCCACGCCGCGCGTAGCACGTTCATGACTATGCCTTCACGAGAGCGACGACCGCAGCCGTCACGAGCAGATTGAGCACGGCGACCGGCAGCAAGACCTTCCAGCCGAACGCCATCAGGCGATCGTAGCGCAGGCGCGGCAACGTCGCACGCATCCAGATCAGGATGAACAAGAAGACCATGACTTTCAAGACGAACCAGACCACGGAGAGCAGCGGCGCTGCGGCGAGGAACGGACCGTCTCCGCCGCCCAGGAAGAGCAGCGTCGCGACGCACGAGACGGTGATCATGTTGATATACTCCGCCACGAAGAACGTGCCGAAGCGAAGGCTCGAATATTCGGTGTGGAAGCCGGCGACGAGCTCGGTCTCCGCCTCGGGCAGGTCAAAGGGCGCGCGGTTCGTCTCGGCCGTCGCCGTGATGAAGTAGATCAGAAAACCGACGAACTGCGGCAATATGTACCAGACGTGGTGCGCCGACTGCGCGGCGGTGATACCGCTCAGATTGGTCGTGCCGGCTAGCAGCAGTACGCCGATGATCGAGAGACCCATGGCGAGCTCGTACGAGATCATCTGCGCGGTGGAGCGGATGGCGCCGAGCAGCGGCCATTTCGATTGACTCGACCAGCCACCGAGCGCGATGCCGTAAACGCCGAGCGATCCCGCGGCAAGGATGTACAAGATGCCGACGTTGAGATTTGCGATCGCGACGGGGCTGCCGTCCGGAAACGTGCCGAACGGAATCGCGGCGTACGCGAGCACGGACGTGAGAACGGCGATCGCCGGCGCGAAGTGGTAGATGATCGGATCGGCGTCGCGCGGCGTGAGATCTTCCTTGAGCACGAGTTTCACCGCGTCGGCCGCCGGCTGCAGCAATCCCCACGGTCCGCACCAGATCGGTCCGAGACGAAGCTGGAACCAAGCCAAGATCTTCCGCTCGAAGAGCATGAGGTACGCGAACGACGTGATGACGATGAAGATCAAGATTCCGGACTTGATCGCGACGACGAGGATGAAGCGCAGCCACGGATCGGCGAGCAGATGATTCATCCTGCCGCCTCCGCCACGCCGGCGAGCACTTCGACATTCGCCCAGCCGGAACCAGAACCGTCGAGCAGCAGATTGTGCGGCGCCTCCGGCATGTCCGCGAGCACGAGGACGCACCCGTCGGGCACATGCTGCGCGACCCGTGCGAAGACTTCGATGCTGCCGCTTGGGCCGCTGAGTCTGACCCGCGCATTGTCCTCGATGGCCAGCAGCAGGGCATCGGCGGGACCGAATTCGGCGTACGGCGCGGGTCGCATGGGTTTTGTGCCGGGATCGTGCGCCGCTGCGCCGCCACCCGCGTACAGATGCGGCGTTGGAACGACGGTGAACGCGCCATCGGGGATCGGTGTCGCCGTCGCGTCCTGCGCGAGCTGCGCCGGACGTGCGAGCGGGGCACCGTCGCCCTTCGCGCGCGCGGCCGATTCCGCAGCAGCCAACTGGCCGTACAGCGTTTCCGGATTGTCGCTGATCGATCCGCGGCCAGTGGCCGCGGCCAGCGCGCCGATGATCTGCGCGTCGGTGCGGACTTCGAGCGGCGGCTCGACAGCCGCGGCAAACGCCTGGCGGCTCCCCTCGAGGTTCGTCGTGTGACCGCGCTTTTCTGCGAACGATGCAGAGGCGAAGACGATGTGCGCGTACGACCCGGTCTCGGTCATGACTTGATCCGCGACGGCGAGAAACGGGATGCGTTTGAGGGCGCGCCGGACGAGTGCGCCATCTGATACCGTCAGCGCCGGGTTTGCGCCCATCACGAAAAGCGCATCCAGGCGGCCGTCGGCGGCGGCGGCAAGCATCTCATTCGTCGTCATGCCGGCTTCGCCTGAAACCGGCGCATAGCCGGGGCCGAGGTTCGGCACGCAGCCGGCTGCTTCTGCGCCGCGCGCGTTCCCGGTCGCGCCCACCACGAGTATTCCCACCGATCGGCCGCCCAGCTGGAGCGTCTCCATCAGCCGCTCGAGCGCTTCGGCGCTTGCAACGTCTTCACCGGAGTGGATAGCGACGATCTTCTTCGCAGCCGAGAGCCTAGACGCAAGGGACCCGACATCGCCGTCGCGCGATTGATCCGCGCTGGTGCGGACGGCGTCGCTCACGTCGCTCAACAATTTTGGCAGAGCATGGGCTTGAGATCTGATGTGGCTCGCCTCGATGGTGAACGCCGGCCGATACGGACCTATGTACGTCAACGTTGCGCGGCCGCGCGCCACCGCGCGGCGGATCCGTAAGTCGAGGATCGGCGCTTGTTCCTGAGTGATCGCGCCGAAGACAAGGATGTGCGATGCGTCGTCGAGGTCGGTGAGGTGCGCGCCGAAGCGCGACGGCGACGCAAAGGCCTGCGCGTGCGTGCGATAGTCGATATTGTTGGTGCCGAGAACTTCGCGCGCAAAGCGCTGCAGCGCAAAGGCCTCTTCGTCTGAGAGTCGGCCGCCGCCGATCACACCGACGCGGCCGCGCGCGGCGGCCTCGGCGAGTTTCGCGCCGGCGAGAGCAGCCGCTTCGACGAACGGCACGTCGACGC is part of the Candidatus Eremiobacteraceae bacterium genome and harbors:
- the nuoK gene encoding NADH-quinone oxidoreductase subunit NuoK, which translates into the protein MPQVPLADYLILATVLFVIGLVGFLVRRNPITMLMAIELMWNAGNLAFAAFARNFGDMTGQVFVFIVITVAAAEAAISLAIVVMVFRHREDVDVDDISVMSG
- a CDS encoding NADH-quinone oxidoreductase subunit J, which produces MAVLFWVCAIVLVGTGIAVVGSRQPVHSVVGLIVNFAALAVLFLTLSAEFLAMMQIIIYAGAILVLFLFVIALLTVGNQPIETGEGRLAHQTVPAIAAGVAALVLIAFGVRTAWTQSAASPPPDLGTVPAFGTALLTTHVFAFEATAFVLLVSIIGVVLMAGRKEIRF
- the nuoI gene encoding NADH-quinone oxidoreductase subunit NuoI yields the protein MNVLRAAWGIVTGHMVTLKYLFKRKSTIDYPRVPYPHPERFRGVHELRKYDDGLERCIGCELCAVACPANAITVIGAENDPAAPTSPGQRYGYRYEIDMLRCIFCGWCEEACPTDAIVLTPRFDIADYTRERLVYGKDRLVVTDPFKQHLANTESAAKTEPGVI
- the nuoH gene encoding NADH-quinone oxidoreductase subunit NuoH — translated: MNHLLADPWLRFILVVAIKSGILIFIVITSFAYLMLFERKILAWFQLRLGPIWCGPWGLLQPAADAVKLVLKEDLTPRDADPIIYHFAPAIAVLTSVLAYAAIPFGTFPDGSPVAIANLNVGILYILAAGSLGVYGIALGGWSSQSKWPLLGAIRSTAQMISYELAMGLSIIGVLLLAGTTNLSGITAAQSAHHVWYILPQFVGFLIYFITATAETNRAPFDLPEAETELVAGFHTEYSSLRFGTFFVAEYINMITVSCVATLLFLGGGDGPFLAAAPLLSVVWFVLKVMVFLFILIWMRATLPRLRYDRLMAFGWKVLLPVAVLNLLVTAAVVALVKA
- the nuoG gene encoding NADH-quinone oxidoreductase subunit NuoG: MSQEKQVRDVSVTIDGNTFAVPEGTLVVEAAKHLGTQIPVYCYHPKLEPAGLCRICLVEIEKMPKLQIACATRVADGMVVHTTSAKVAEARRGVLEFLLLNHPLDCPVCDKGGECELQDFTMSYGPGESRLTEPKLHKPKLVDLGPTIVLDEERCILCRRCTRFDDEIAQERTLIVEERGFKSLISTRNGGAYASYFSGNTTEICPVGALTSKAYRFRSRPWDLNHTDGVCTQCSVGCNYRIDTRFGRIMRTFTRENPDVDDGWICDRGRYTFNYLYAPERLRTPSVKRDGGRVDVPFVEAAALAGAKLAEAAARGRVGVIGGGRLSDEEAFALQRFAREVLGTNNIDYRTHAQAFASPSRFGAHLTDLDDASHILVFGAITQEQAPILDLRIRRAVARGRATLTYIGPYRPAFTIEASHIRSQAHALPKLLSDVSDAVRTSADQSRDGDVGSLASRLSAAKKIVAIHSGEDVASAEALERLMETLQLGGRSVGILVVGATGNARGAEAAGCVPNLGPGYAPVSGEAGMTTNEMLAAAADGRLDALFVMGANPALTVSDGALVRRALKRIPFLAVADQVMTETGSYAHIVFASASFAEKRGHTTNLEGSRQAFAAAVEPPLEVRTDAQIIGALAAATGRGSISDNPETLYGQLAAAESAARAKGDGAPLARPAQLAQDATATPIPDGAFTVVPTPHLYAGGGAAAHDPGTKPMRPAPYAEFGPADALLLAIEDNARVRLSGPSGSIEVFARVAQHVPDGCVLVLADMPEAPHNLLLDGSGSGWANVEVLAGVAEAAG